A single region of the Acetivibrio cellulolyticus CD2 genome encodes:
- a CDS encoding MarR family winged helix-turn-helix transcriptional regulator — translation MSNKNIKDIYNLIQEISWHFGSHGFNGECCGDLSLVEFMALKKIYERENITIQEVGNALNFTKSGASKIIDRIEAKGYISRMTSPDDGRVCCVKVKEKGTEVITGIMERYSTYVDNMLKEFDSEMVQNIKTVLEILVNSAHKQGKV, via the coding sequence ATGAGTAATAAGAACATCAAAGATATTTATAACCTTATCCAAGAAATATCCTGGCACTTTGGTAGTCATGGATTTAATGGAGAATGTTGTGGTGACCTGTCTCTGGTTGAGTTTATGGCACTAAAAAAGATATATGAGAGGGAAAATATTACGATTCAAGAAGTAGGTAATGCTTTGAACTTTACTAAAAGTGGGGCGAGTAAAATTATTGATCGTATTGAAGCTAAAGGTTATATTTCTCGTATGACTTCCCCGGATGATGGGCGTGTATGCTGTGTTAAGGTAAAAGAAAAAGGCACTGAAGTAATAACAGGTATCATGGAGAGGTATTCAACTTATGTTGATAATATGCTAAAAGAATTTGATTCTGAAATGGTACAGAATATCAAGACAGTTCTTGAGATTTTAGTGAATTCCGCTCACAAGCAAGGAAAGGTATAG
- a CDS encoding beta/alpha barrel domain-containing protein produces the protein MKINIVDTTLRDGEQRPGIAFRSSEKIYIAKMLSNIGTYQIEAGIPAMGGDEKNYIMKLMELGLKSRISAWNRMNINDIKDSIDCTPDIIHISIPSSDIQINKKLQKNRIWVEENMKRCISFAKDKGYEVTIGLEDASRADPEFLMRIIGVACAMGIKRIRYADTVGVLYRQGIYNQMIRIKRQFSSIELEIHAHNDLGMAVSNSISAVKAGALYVDCTLGGIGERAGNCDYLKFVTAAKAIHGFCSDINLKKVARVQKSFLGMVKAVEFVS, from the coding sequence ATGAAAATAAATATTGTAGATACTACACTTAGGGACGGTGAGCAAAGGCCTGGAATAGCTTTTCGTTCATCTGAAAAGATTTATATAGCTAAAATGTTAAGTAATATCGGGACCTATCAGATTGAGGCAGGTATTCCTGCTATGGGTGGGGATGAAAAGAATTATATCATGAAATTAATGGAGCTTGGTTTAAAAAGCAGAATATCTGCATGGAACAGGATGAACATAAACGATATCAAGGACTCCATAGATTGCACGCCTGACATAATACATATTTCGATTCCGTCATCAGATATTCAGATAAATAAAAAATTGCAAAAGAACAGAATTTGGGTAGAAGAGAATATGAAAAGATGTATATCCTTTGCAAAGGATAAAGGTTATGAAGTGACAATTGGATTGGAAGATGCATCAAGAGCGGATCCGGAGTTTTTGATGAGAATTATTGGAGTGGCATGTGCAATGGGAATTAAGAGGATAAGATATGCCGATACTGTTGGAGTTCTCTACCGGCAGGGCATATATAACCAAATGATTAGAATAAAGCGCCAGTTTAGCAGCATTGAATTGGAAATTCATGCCCATAACGACCTTGGCATGGCTGTATCAAACTCAATTTCAGCTGTAAAGGCAGGAGCATTATATGTTGACTGCACATTGGGAGGTATTGGCGAAAGGGCAGGGAATTGTGACTATTTGAAGTTTGTAACTGCAGCAAAAGCTATTCACGGATTTTGCAGTGATATAAATTTAAAAAAAGTAGCCAGGGTTCAAAAAAGCTTTTTGGGTATGGTCAAAGCGGTAGAGTTTGTTAGTTGA
- a CDS encoding NAD(+) synthase, giving the protein MKYGFVRVGAAVPKLKVANCEYNAAQIVELIKKADKEYVKFLVFPELCITAYSCGDLFHQDALLKEASKQLENILENTKNTDLVAIIGIPLSLNNQLFNCAVVIQSGKILGAVPKTFIPNYSEFYEERWFATGNKALSDTINICGHNVPFGVDILFENRENSDLCFGIEICEDLWVPIPPSSYQCMYGSTLVFNTSASNELIGKYEYRRELVRQQSARCIAGYVYTSSNTNESTTDVVFGGHALISEYGSILSESQRFVDDEQLIYSEIDIQKLINDRRKNTSFMEGVVEKKYRRILFEQSESQSLALVRHVPPHPFVPSDTGNRDVRCKEIFSIQTSALAKRIKHTGLKHAVIGISGGLDSTLALLVTAKTYELLGIPADNIIAITMPGFGTTNATYTNAMELMKAMNVNIREININDACLQHFKDIGHDANIHDVTYENVQARERTQILMDLANKLGGLVIGTGDLSELALGWCTYNGDHMSMYSVNCSIPKTLVKFLVKWVAENMVDKNVKEILDRILDTPISPELLPPSAEGEINQKTEDIVGPYELHDFFLYHMIRYGASPKKIVYLAEKAFDSKYSNEEIKHWLKIFIKRFFIQQFKRSCLPDGPKVGTISLSPRGDWRMPSDAEANVWLRELD; this is encoded by the coding sequence ATGAAATATGGTTTTGTAAGGGTAGGTGCTGCAGTTCCAAAGCTCAAAGTAGCAAATTGCGAGTACAATGCAGCTCAGATAGTTGAATTAATTAAAAAAGCAGATAAGGAATATGTAAAGTTTTTGGTTTTCCCGGAGCTTTGCATAACTGCTTACAGCTGTGGTGATCTGTTTCATCAGGATGCACTTTTAAAGGAAGCTTCAAAACAGCTGGAAAATATACTGGAAAATACGAAAAACACGGATTTGGTTGCGATAATTGGAATACCGCTTAGTCTTAACAATCAGTTATTCAATTGTGCTGTTGTAATTCAATCAGGCAAGATCCTTGGAGCAGTACCAAAAACGTTTATTCCAAATTACAGTGAGTTTTATGAAGAGAGATGGTTTGCAACTGGAAATAAAGCATTATCTGATACTATCAATATTTGTGGACACAATGTACCTTTTGGGGTAGATATTCTTTTCGAAAACAGGGAAAATAGTGATTTGTGTTTTGGTATAGAGATATGCGAGGATTTGTGGGTTCCCATTCCCCCAAGCTCATACCAGTGCATGTATGGTTCAACTCTTGTTTTTAATACTTCTGCAAGCAATGAATTGATTGGTAAATATGAATATAGACGGGAGCTTGTGAGACAGCAGTCTGCAAGGTGTATAGCCGGCTATGTGTATACCTCTTCAAACACTAATGAGTCTACAACGGATGTAGTTTTTGGAGGCCACGCTTTAATTTCGGAGTATGGTTCTATTCTCTCTGAGTCTCAAAGATTTGTAGATGATGAACAGCTTATCTATTCAGAGATAGATATTCAAAAGCTGATAAATGACAGGAGAAAGAATACAAGTTTTATGGAAGGCGTTGTAGAGAAAAAGTACAGGAGGATTCTCTTTGAACAAAGTGAAAGCCAGTCGCTTGCACTTGTAAGACATGTACCGCCGCATCCTTTTGTGCCTTCTGATACAGGCAACAGGGATGTTAGGTGTAAAGAAATCTTTTCTATCCAGACCAGTGCCCTCGCAAAAAGGATTAAGCATACAGGACTAAAACATGCTGTTATCGGTATTTCAGGAGGCTTGGATTCTACTTTGGCTCTGCTTGTTACTGCTAAGACCTATGAACTCCTGGGAATACCGGCGGATAATATTATCGCAATTACGATGCCTGGATTTGGAACAACTAACGCTACGTACACCAATGCTATGGAACTTATGAAGGCTATGAATGTCAATATAAGGGAAATAAATATTAACGATGCATGCCTTCAGCATTTTAAGGACATTGGCCATGATGCAAATATACATGATGTTACTTATGAAAATGTTCAGGCAAGAGAGCGTACACAGATTCTTATGGATCTTGCCAACAAGCTTGGAGGTCTGGTTATAGGAACAGGTGATCTTTCAGAGCTTGCTTTGGGATGGTGCACCTATAATGGAGATCATATGTCCATGTACTCGGTAAACTGCAGTATTCCAAAGACACTGGTTAAGTTCCTTGTTAAGTGGGTTGCTGAAAATATGGTTGATAAGAATGTTAAGGAGATTTTAGACAGAATACTTGACACTCCGATTTCACCTGAGTTGCTTCCACCAAGTGCAGAAGGGGAAATTAATCAAAAAACAGAGGATATTGTCGGGCCATATGAGCTTCATGACTTCTTTCTGTATCATATGATAAGATACGGTGCTTCACCAAAAAAGATTGTGTATCTTGCAGAAAAAGCTTTTGATAGCAAGTATTCAAATGAGGAGATTAAACATTGGTTAAAGATTTTTATAAAGAGATTTTTTATCCAACAGTTTAAAAGATCATGTCTTCCAGATGGGCCTAAAGTGGGAACGATAAGTCTATCACCAAGAGGTGACTGGCGTATGCCTAGTGATGCCGAAGCAAATGTATGGCTTAGGGAGCTTGACTGA
- a CDS encoding 2Fe-2S ferredoxin: MRKPKYHVFVCTSSRINGQQKGYCFSKDAVSIIQRFMEEIEANELTDEVMVTNTGCFGICSSGPVVVVYPEGVWYKEVTPDDVSEIVELHFINGKKVERLEIK, encoded by the coding sequence ATGAGAAAGCCAAAGTATCATGTATTTGTGTGCACAAGTTCAAGAATTAATGGACAGCAGAAGGGATACTGTTTTTCTAAAGATGCAGTATCCATTATTCAAAGATTTATGGAAGAAATAGAAGCGAATGAACTGACGGATGAGGTTATGGTGACAAACACTGGTTGTTTTGGTATTTGCAGTTCAGGACCAGTAGTTGTAGTTTACCCTGAAGGTGTTTGGTATAAGGAGGTTACACCTGATGATGTTTCTGAGATTGTTGAGTTGCATTTTATAAATGGTAAAAAGGTAGAAAGACTCGAGATAAAGTAG
- a CDS encoding permease encodes MNTLVETIKYFLFIMGELTLLFIGISTAVQLVLMYIPQDKLKNWMAGKGILGNIMGVLFGAVTPFCACSTVPITLGLIEAGVPFGTVISFVISSPLMDPLVFLMLGAFLGWKAAVGFLILTSAFAVIFGIILDKLGWADQIKKVRLKGGGHLQNNEVPLGFKKRLKQSFLKALGDFKGVLVYMIIGVGIGAAIYGYLPEDLLAKVAGPNNPFAVIVVALIGMPLYIRVESAIPIGMALIDKGASIGAVIALIISGAGIAIPELTMLASIFKKKIIVAFIVIVFVTAIASGLIFNMLI; translated from the coding sequence ATGAACACTCTTGTTGAAACTATCAAGTATTTTCTGTTTATTATGGGAGAGCTCACATTGCTCTTTATTGGAATTAGTACTGCTGTGCAATTAGTATTAATGTACATACCTCAGGACAAATTAAAAAACTGGATGGCAGGCAAGGGCATTCTGGGAAATATTATGGGGGTGCTTTTTGGAGCAGTAACACCATTTTGTGCATGTTCGACAGTTCCTATAACACTAGGACTTATAGAGGCTGGAGTACCATTTGGAACCGTTATTTCATTTGTTATATCATCACCGCTTATGGACCCTTTAGTTTTCTTAATGCTTGGAGCATTTTTAGGTTGGAAGGCAGCAGTTGGATTCTTAATTTTGACATCTGCTTTTGCAGTTATTTTTGGTATCATACTCGATAAACTTGGGTGGGCTGACCAGATTAAAAAGGTGCGGCTTAAAGGAGGCGGACATCTGCAGAATAATGAAGTCCCTCTAGGATTCAAAAAAAGATTAAAACAATCTTTTTTAAAAGCCTTGGGAGATTTCAAGGGAGTATTAGTTTATATGATAATTGGTGTCGGCATAGGTGCAGCCATTTATGGGTATTTACCTGAAGATCTTCTGGCAAAGGTTGCCGGACCTAATAACCCGTTTGCAGTTATTGTAGTTGCTTTAATTGGTATGCCTTTATATATTCGTGTTGAATCAGCTATCCCAATAGGTATGGCATTAATTGATAAAGGTGCGAGTATTGGAGCTGTAATTGCATTGATTATTAGCGGAGCGGGTATAGCAATTCCTGAGTTGACAATGCTTGCAAGTATATTTAAGAAAAAAATAATTGTTGCGTTTATAGTGATAGTATTTGTTACTGCAATTGCATCTGGATTGATTTTCAACATGCTCATATAA
- the nifB gene encoding nitrogenase cofactor biosynthesis protein NifB, translating into MENRNFVNLNINPCKMCMPLGAVMAFKGIENSMFVLHGSQGCSTYIRRHMSSHFNEPIDVASSSLNEEGTVYGGASNLKKGLANVIKLYDPDVIGVATTCLAETIGEDIKRIVQEFYTEEESKREVNIDKVKIVPISTPGYGGTNSEGYNAALLSIVKELCTDSKANNKVNVVTCSMNPGDIRNVKKMLESFGIDYILLPDVSNTLDAPYEKEYRRIPKGGTKVSDIVKMGGAAATIEIGLTVSEEASVGELLKKKFDIPLYKCAMPVGISSTDAFLEILEKISGKEVPKDLKEQRGRLVDGMIDSHKFNAEGRAVIFGEPELSYAMGMLCMENGIKPVLISTGAENKKLKELIGKACNGENPTVLDDTNFDTIRDYAVKLNANILLGNSDGKVITEKEGIPLVRVGFPVHDRVGGQRKVITGYNGSLELLDNITNTLLEVKYSNYRENMYNNYFKGKDVSAVTSTDLIKSEINNDKERKLQNTAKTAEHPCYSGGACKIARMHIPVAPACNIQCNYCNRKYDCQNESRPGVTSEVLSPEEARVKFLKVKEKLGNLKVVGIAGPGDALANFENTKKSIELIKGEDPEIIICLSTNGLMLPYYADDIIESGVSHVTITINAIDPEIGAKIYKYINFRGKKLSGVQGAEILIRNQLSGLRYLSERGVVCKVNIVMIKGINDEHIEEVVKKVKENGAFITNIMPLIPAEGSAFEDMQQTNNKELNELRKKCGEHIKQMYHCKQCRADAIGTLDQDVSPEFRRSNSCMSSQAEAKKEISKPYTFAVATSSGMYIDQHFGHVGEFYIFSYWLNSISFLEKRSVSKYCNGSDDCENEESKIERIINTIADCDGVVTLRIGYNPQKKLEDVGIKVFQTCGTIEEGIRYAVKELSQNREEIKG; encoded by the coding sequence GTGGAAAACAGAAACTTTGTAAACTTAAATATAAATCCGTGTAAAATGTGTATGCCATTAGGAGCGGTAATGGCCTTTAAAGGTATCGAAAACAGCATGTTTGTGCTGCATGGTTCTCAAGGATGCAGCACTTATATAAGACGTCATATGTCGAGCCACTTTAATGAACCTATAGATGTGGCATCGTCTTCGCTAAATGAAGAGGGAACTGTATATGGTGGAGCAAGCAATCTGAAAAAGGGTCTTGCAAATGTTATAAAACTTTATGATCCTGATGTTATAGGGGTAGCAACTACATGTCTTGCTGAGACAATTGGAGAGGATATTAAAAGGATTGTACAGGAGTTTTATACGGAGGAAGAAAGCAAGAGGGAAGTAAATATTGACAAAGTTAAGATTGTTCCCATATCCACACCGGGTTATGGAGGTACAAATTCCGAAGGCTATAATGCAGCACTGTTAAGTATTGTAAAGGAATTGTGTACAGACAGTAAAGCCAATAATAAAGTTAATGTTGTAACATGCAGTATGAATCCGGGGGATATAAGAAATGTAAAGAAAATGTTGGAGAGTTTTGGAATAGATTATATTTTGCTTCCTGATGTTTCAAATACTTTAGATGCACCTTACGAGAAGGAGTATAGAAGAATTCCGAAGGGAGGAACGAAAGTCTCCGATATTGTAAAAATGGGGGGAGCAGCTGCAACTATTGAAATCGGGTTGACTGTTTCAGAGGAAGCATCAGTGGGCGAATTGCTTAAGAAAAAGTTTGATATTCCTCTATACAAATGTGCTATGCCTGTTGGAATCTCTAGTACAGATGCTTTTTTGGAAATACTTGAAAAAATTTCGGGAAAAGAGGTTCCAAAGGATCTTAAAGAACAAAGGGGTAGACTTGTAGACGGTATGATTGATTCGCACAAGTTTAATGCAGAAGGTCGGGCTGTTATCTTTGGGGAACCTGAATTAAGTTATGCAATGGGAATGCTTTGCATGGAAAACGGTATAAAGCCGGTTCTCATATCAACAGGAGCAGAAAATAAAAAGCTAAAAGAACTAATAGGAAAAGCTTGTAATGGAGAAAACCCAACAGTTTTGGATGATACGAATTTTGATACGATTAGAGACTATGCAGTTAAGCTTAATGCAAATATATTATTGGGAAATTCCGACGGAAAGGTAATAACTGAAAAAGAGGGCATTCCGTTGGTAAGAGTTGGGTTCCCGGTACATGACAGGGTTGGGGGACAGAGGAAAGTTATCACGGGATATAATGGTTCATTAGAATTGCTGGACAACATTACAAATACACTTCTTGAGGTCAAGTATTCTAATTATAGAGAAAATATGTACAACAACTACTTTAAGGGAAAGGATGTGAGTGCTGTGACTTCCACAGATTTAATTAAAAGCGAGATTAATAATGATAAAGAAAGAAAGCTTCAAAATACAGCAAAAACAGCAGAACATCCTTGTTATTCAGGCGGTGCCTGCAAAATCGCAAGAATGCACATACCTGTAGCACCAGCCTGTAATATTCAGTGCAACTACTGCAACAGAAAATATGATTGTCAGAATGAAAGCCGTCCAGGGGTTACGAGCGAAGTCCTGTCGCCTGAAGAGGCACGGGTAAAGTTCCTTAAAGTAAAAGAAAAGTTGGGTAACCTGAAAGTAGTTGGAATAGCAGGACCGGGTGATGCACTTGCAAATTTTGAAAATACAAAAAAATCAATAGAGCTTATTAAAGGTGAAGACCCTGAGATAATTATTTGTCTTTCAACTAACGGCTTGATGCTTCCGTATTATGCCGATGACATCATTGAGTCAGGAGTATCACATGTGACCATTACAATTAATGCAATTGATCCTGAAATTGGTGCTAAAATATACAAGTATATAAATTTTAGAGGCAAAAAGCTTTCAGGGGTACAAGGTGCTGAAATTCTTATAAGAAATCAGCTTTCAGGACTTAGATATCTTTCTGAAAGAGGAGTGGTCTGCAAGGTTAATATAGTTATGATTAAGGGGATTAATGATGAGCATATTGAGGAAGTTGTAAAAAAGGTAAAGGAAAATGGTGCCTTTATAACCAATATAATGCCGCTTATTCCTGCTGAAGGAAGTGCTTTTGAGGATATGCAGCAGACAAATAATAAAGAACTCAATGAATTAAGAAAAAAGTGCGGTGAACATATCAAACAGATGTACCACTGTAAACAATGCAGGGCGGACGCGATAGGTACTTTGGATCAGGATGTATCACCGGAATTCAGAAGGAGCAACAGTTGCATGAGCTCACAAGCAGAGGCTAAAAAGGAAATTTCCAAGCCGTATACTTTTGCAGTCGCAACTAGTTCAGGGATGTATATTGATCAGCACTTTGGCCATGTTGGAGAATTTTATATTTTTAGTTACTGGCTTAACTCAATTAGTTTTTTAGAAAAGAGAAGTGTAAGTAAATACTGCAACGGTTCAGACGACTGTGAAAATGAAGAATCAAAAATTGAGAGGATTATCAACACAATAGCTGATTGTGATGGAGTTGTGACCTTGAGAATTGGATACAATCCTCAGAAAAAGCTTGAAGATGTGGGGATAAAGGTATTCCAGACTTGTGGGACTATAGAAGAAGGAATACGGTATGCTGTAAAAGAGCTTAGTCAGAATAGAGAAGAGATTAAGGGGTGA
- the modA gene encoding molybdate ABC transporter substrate-binding protein: MKKIVVLAALTVGLLLWVFLESGTSPDKEDKQEITVFAASSLTESFEEIKSVYEMNNESIKINLNFAGSQALKTSLENGGKADIFVSANLKYMDELRDEGFINQYKVFLRNRLILVKNMNSTFSVEDLKDLSNDGISLAVGDKSVPVGSYWQKVLDSSVEDGLISPGIKAKIDSNIKTRELNVKDVLSKVLLGEVDFGVVYKSDITKGNEGKLEEIDLDAFSKCEADYPLAILKNSEKNTEVQKFYNFLISKEGKDILKKYKFITD; this comes from the coding sequence ATGAAGAAAATTGTTGTTCTGGCAGCTTTAACTGTTGGACTTCTGCTATGGGTGTTTCTGGAAAGTGGGACCTCGCCTGATAAAGAGGATAAACAAGAGATAACTGTATTCGCAGCATCAAGTCTTACTGAAAGCTTTGAAGAAATAAAAAGTGTATATGAAATGAACAATGAAAGCATCAAAATCAACTTGAATTTTGCAGGAAGTCAAGCTCTTAAAACCTCACTTGAAAATGGCGGGAAAGCTGACATATTTGTTAGTGCAAACCTAAAGTATATGGACGAACTGAGAGACGAGGGTTTTATAAATCAATATAAAGTATTTCTGCGAAACAGACTGATACTTGTGAAAAATATGAACAGCACTTTTTCTGTGGAAGATTTGAAGGATCTATCGAATGATGGTATTAGCTTGGCAGTGGGTGATAAGAGTGTTCCTGTTGGCAGTTACTGGCAAAAAGTATTGGACAGTAGTGTAGAAGATGGATTAATATCACCTGGCATAAAAGCTAAGATAGACTCAAATATCAAAACTAGAGAGCTAAATGTAAAAGATGTGTTAAGCAAAGTACTCCTTGGAGAAGTTGATTTTGGAGTCGTTTATAAAAGTGATATAACAAAGGGAAATGAGGGTAAGCTTGAGGAGATAGATTTGGATGCTTTTTCAAAGTGTGAAGCAGATTATCCTTTGGCAATTTTGAAGAATTCTGAGAAAAATACAGAGGTGCAAAAGTTCTATAACTTTCTCATCTCTAAAGAGGGTAAGGATATTCTGAAAAAATACAAGTTTATAACTGATTAG
- a CDS encoding ArsR/SmtB family transcription factor: MGNQLISNLFKALAHPTRIQIVKLLRNGEMCVCEIMPNLDSEQSNTSQHLTVLKNQGIVESRKDGSKVIYSIKNKEVYEMIDLCEAIILRQIEDTKSSLLK; the protein is encoded by the coding sequence ATGGGTAATCAACTTATTTCAAATTTATTTAAAGCGTTGGCTCATCCTACTCGGATTCAGATAGTTAAGCTGTTAAGAAATGGTGAGATGTGCGTTTGCGAGATTATGCCTAATCTTGATTCCGAGCAATCCAATACCTCTCAGCATCTCACGGTATTAAAAAATCAGGGTATTGTTGAAAGCAGAAAAGATGGATCTAAGGTCATTTATTCAATAAAAAACAAAGAAGTATATGAAATGATTGATCTTTGCGAAGCAATAATTCTTCGTCAGATAGAAGATACTAAGAGTTCATTGCTAAAATAA
- a CDS encoding homocitrate synthase/isopropylmalate synthase family protein, with the protein MALSLGKNNKVTVIDRTIPEILSKKGSLKRLEIIYFCWMLKDIGVDLIEIDTEFLRSIPKLPIGLDFLLRIRSKEDVSKCIISSVKSCVLTEELLTDDIVDSLKNQGIKIMVEVDIERLGQIKKVRKLCCLGMIDEVRLTGMDLLFSPLWISKVKEMKKVLNKSINICPRNMFYNATALCVEGVMNGMDSITVSFLGYGQNNGFAALEEVLAAVKVLLKVDLKLDLSKLPEVAEYFTSIAGIRIPDNKPVVGKGIFNYQAGIHADGIEKNPITYEPFDPSLVGLKRVLTIGKHSGKRAVQKKLKELGIICKIDDVAKILKSIREKSTQCKRDLFDEEILDIYRSSEFSR; encoded by the coding sequence ATGGCATTGTCTTTAGGAAAGAATAATAAGGTTACTGTAATTGATAGAACTATTCCTGAAATTCTATCGAAAAAGGGCAGTTTAAAGAGGCTTGAGATAATTTATTTTTGTTGGATGCTGAAGGATATTGGCGTTGACTTAATTGAGATAGATACTGAGTTTTTGAGATCAATTCCAAAGCTTCCGATTGGTTTGGATTTTTTATTGAGGATAAGGTCGAAAGAAGATGTTTCTAAGTGCATCATCAGCAGCGTAAAAAGTTGTGTTTTGACTGAAGAGTTATTGACTGATGATATAGTTGATAGTCTTAAAAACCAGGGCATAAAAATAATGGTTGAGGTCGATATTGAAAGACTTGGACAGATAAAAAAAGTTAGAAAGCTATGTTGCTTAGGTATGATAGATGAAGTGAGACTGACCGGGATGGATTTGCTTTTTTCTCCACTGTGGATTTCAAAGGTAAAGGAAATGAAAAAAGTACTCAATAAAAGCATTAATATATGCCCTAGAAATATGTTTTACAATGCTACTGCTTTGTGTGTAGAAGGAGTTATGAATGGAATGGACTCAATTACGGTATCATTTTTGGGATATGGTCAAAACAACGGATTTGCTGCACTCGAAGAAGTGCTGGCTGCTGTAAAAGTATTACTTAAGGTAGATTTAAAGCTTGACTTGAGTAAACTGCCTGAGGTTGCAGAATATTTTACATCAATTGCAGGAATAAGAATTCCGGATAATAAACCGGTTGTTGGAAAGGGAATATTTAATTATCAGGCAGGTATACATGCAGATGGAATTGAAAAAAATCCTATAACCTATGAACCTTTCGATCCTTCATTGGTAGGCTTAAAAAGAGTATTGACCATTGGAAAGCATTCAGGAAAAAGAGCTGTACAAAAGAAGCTTAAGGAGTTGGGGATTATCTGCAAAATTGACGATGTTGCAAAAATACTCAAATCCATTCGGGAAAAGAGTACACAATGCAAAAGGGACCTATTTGATGAAGAAATACTGGATATCTATAGGAGTTCGGAGTTTAGCAGATAA
- a CDS encoding ABC transporter permease yields MQKTGVETIELNRNQKFERTILNKTISKKKYFFSTDSLLLSFAAIAVLIYFTLIILPIFSLLKVTGVVSLIEAITCTENIFALKLSFLTTLVSLFLTFIFGTPVVYYLSCTKNNFFKKVSGIIVSLPSVLPPAVAGIGLLLSFGRNGMLGMFLAKFNIEVVFTPTAVILAQFFVSSTFYIQVLKNGVDGVCPEIYEASYVFGAGKAETFFRVIIPMLKKNVIAGLVVSWTRALGEFGATIMFAGNVFCKTRTMPLQIYTLMQTDIKLAASVSVVLFIISFVMLWTVNSLLKDEV; encoded by the coding sequence ATGCAAAAGACAGGAGTAGAGACTATAGAACTAAATAGAAATCAAAAGTTTGAAAGAACAATCCTCAATAAAACCATCTCGAAAAAAAAGTACTTCTTCAGTACGGATTCTTTACTCCTGAGTTTTGCTGCAATTGCCGTATTGATATACTTTACACTGATAATTTTACCTATATTTTCGCTATTGAAAGTAACTGGTGTGGTTAGCCTGATTGAGGCAATAACATGTACGGAAAATATTTTTGCACTTAAGTTGAGTTTCTTGACTACTTTAGTATCATTATTTCTTACATTTATTTTTGGTACACCTGTTGTATATTATCTTTCATGTACAAAGAACAACTTTTTTAAAAAAGTTTCAGGTATCATTGTAAGCTTGCCATCAGTTCTTCCTCCAGCAGTAGCAGGTATTGGCCTTTTATTAAGCTTTGGAAGAAATGGTATGCTGGGAATGTTTTTAGCGAAGTTTAATATTGAAGTGGTTTTTACTCCAACAGCAGTTATTTTAGCACAGTTCTTTGTATCGTCAACTTTCTATATTCAGGTTTTGAAAAACGGGGTTGATGGCGTTTGCCCTGAGATATACGAAGCGTCATATGTTTTTGGAGCGGGCAAGGCTGAGACTTTTTTTAGGGTTATAATACCCATGCTGAAGAAAAATGTGATTGCCGGGCTTGTTGTATCATGGACAAGGGCATTAGGAGAGTTTGGAGCAACAATTATGTTTGCTGGTAATGTTTTTTGTAAAACCCGTACTATGCCTTTGCAGATTTATACACTTATGCAAACTGATATAAAGCTGGCAGCATCGGTATCGGTAGTATTATTTATTATATCTTTTGTTATGCTTTGGACTGTTAATTCTTTATTGAAAGATGAGGTGTAA